In Heliangelus exortis chromosome 12, bHelExo1.hap1, whole genome shotgun sequence, the genomic stretch gggggtggggtggtgaCACTTGTCTGTGGGTGCAGGATACCCGTGCAGAGGACATGGGCAGTGCCAGGAGTACAGGATCCAGTCACTGCCCTGGCAAGAAGACAGGACCCCTGCCTGGAGCATCCCTCGTCCCTCCCCACACAGTTTAGTTCCCCTTTGCAGCTCCAGCCGCCCTGTACAGGGTTGCCTCCTGccgccccccacccctccaggcCCTCCCCCCCTTGCGGCACCCCTGGGTGACAGTGGGCCTTGGGGTGCCAGCCGCCCTGTCCCTGCCCGCTCCGGTGTCCTTGAGCCCTCGAGCCCTGCCAGCTGATCggcttccaggaaaaaaaaacccgcAATTACAAAGAGGGGCGATGTGTCAGCCAAAgcggggggggggcggggggggggacaggaatGTCCCCAGCGGTGGCAGATGGCCTTACCCAGGGTGCATTGTTCCTTTTAGTGTCTCTTATCCGCTGTAATAGGATCCCGGAGGGAGGGAtgtgggagaggggaagagcgAGGGGGGCCCCGGTGTGGACCGGGGTGGGGGCCGGGGctgccagcctggccctggcCTGTCAAGCGGCTCATTGTTCCTGCCCTGGGTGTCACTGGGCGCCGCCGGGGACAATGTGGCACTGAGCGGGGTGGCCGGCGGCGGAGGGACGAGGCGCACGGAAAGGTACCCGCCAGGCCCCCTCCCGCGGGGGCCGAGGGGCTTGGGGCGGCcgggagggagaggggagagaggttCCCCCTGGGACGGGGTGGGGGcttcctcctgtccccccccgTTACCTCCCTTTGCCTCTCGAAGGTGCCCCGAAGGACGGGCGGTGCCCAGCTTCGCGGCCGCCCCGTCGCTAGCCGTGGAACAGGGACGGGGGCAGGTGGCCTGTGCCCCTCACCGGCTTCTTTGGCCTCTTTGCCAGCCTGGCTCAGCTGTGGGAGACCACCACGAAGCCCGTAGCGGCTGGGGGACCCCCGTGGCCCTGTCGCCTCTAGGCTGCCCCACCGCCGCCCTACTCCCGGCGGGATCTTTTGTCCCCGGCAGGTCCCGGCTGCCGTTCATCCCGGGGGTACCGGGGGCTGCCGGCACCAAGCAGGGCTCCGGACGCTGCCAGGAGAGGGGCTACAGGGGGGTACCACCCCCCACTCCAGGCTCTCCTTCATCGGGAAGGGGAATATTCCCCCATCCCCGgcctttccctctttcttcagCCCCCCGGTAACAGCGGGGGTGTGCTTGTGTGTGAAGATGGAGGATCCAAACCACCCCGGGGGTGCAAGCCGTAGCACTTAGGGGGTACAGGAGCGAGCggcttcctcccccccccccccctcccctttacCCTGATGCAGGAGATGTGCCGTAGCGATGTTGAGTCCTGCCAGCACCTAAAATAACcgcgcccccccccccgctgTGCCCGCAGCCACGGGCCCCGGCCCCAACACGGGGGCTTTGTTTCAAAGCCTCTTGGCATCGCCCGCTTCGCCGGGAGCCAGCGGTGCCGCAGCCGCCCACCCGTGCCCGGACACACGGCGATTGTCCTCCCGGCTCCACTCTGGCACCCCGGGGGCCCAGCTGCCCCCGTACCCCCTACACAGGGTCCGGGGGGGACCCTGGGGTGCTCGGGGGAGGAGGCAAGAGGGTGCAGCAGCATATGACATCACGTCATGGTTCACATCGGGCTGGTGGTCCCCATCAGGGAGGCTGCCTCGGTTTCCCCTGTGCACGGGCaaggggaagagaggaagaggaaggtttGCATGGCTTGTGAGACCACTCAGACACCTCTgaccccctcaccccctctgcccccacccGGCAAGCCCTGACTACTAAACCCCATCCCACATCCTTTCCCACCTACCCTCAGCATCCATCCAGCTCTTGTTTCCCAGCAGTGCAGGGCCCAGGGGCCGTGTTTGggccaggctgcaggcagctgcccacGGGCTCAGGCAGACGTGTGGCCCCGCTTTGGGGACCTCCTGGAAGGGCTGAAGGAATGCTGGTGGAAATGCATGGGGCCATGCAAAGTTCCCCTGCCAGAGAAGGGGCACAGTGCTGtccttgcctcagtttcctcagtactcttcaggcaaaaaaaattaaggggaGGGCATTAATGGGGCCTTGCCACTTCCTGATGACTGTTTTGTCCCACAGGTTTCACTTGCCCTCCCACCATGGCATCTCCAGATGGAGCCATCGGTGTGGGTGGCAGTCCTGAGGAGACAGAGCTCAGCATCACCCTGACCCTACGCATGCTCATGCATGGCAAGGTAACCATGAGGGGGCTCAGTGCTGGTCAGAGGGGGTCATCAATGCCCAGGGTGGGGGCCATGCTGGAGAACCAGCTCCTTGCACTGCCTTGCTCCCAATCTCCATGGGAACACCATTCCCATAGGGATTTCTTCCCCCATCCTAAGACAGGGAGGACCTATTGCCATGCCCCAGTGTCACCAGCAAGCCACTCATCATCCCAGCAGACATGGGGCAGGGCCTGCCTGTTGGCCAGGcagtggggagaggagggatggggcaggcagggaagggagctgcctgctgatggggacACCCTTGTCTCTGCTTTTGCAGGAGATTGGCAGCATCATTGGCAAGGTAAGATTTGGGGTCTGGGGCACTGCTAGCCCCAGGCCCCTCTGGACCTGACCACCAGCCGTGTTCCTCTCCCCACAGAAAGGAGAGACTGTTAAGAGGATACGAGAGCAGGTAAGGGCGTGCTGGGGGTCTGATGGGtcctgctgcctgtcctgccGGCACCAGGTGGCTCTCACATGCCCAGCCCTGGCCCCCCCCCCAACTCCTACTTggagccaggctgctggagaaGGCTCTCTGGGGCAggtgggagggggaaaggaTCCTAAGGGATCGAGGCCACCCCCGGTGAGCCCTTCCCTGGCAGGGGGGCATGGAGCTCAGGGCCTTCACGATGTCCCTGACGGGGTGTGACACCATCCCCAGAGCAGTGCGCGCATCACCATCTCAGAGGGGTCCTGCCCCGAGCGCATCACCACCATCACCGGCTCCACCGACGCCGTCTTCCGCGCCGTCTCCATGATTGCATTCAAGCTGGAGGAGGTAGGCAGCCCcacacccctcccccccatcaTGTGTCCCCATGCTCGCAGGCTCTGAAGCTGCatcccccctccctggcaggacctgggagcagggagtgaTGGGGCATCAGCGGGCAGAGCGCCAGTGACTCTGCGCCTCGTCATCCCGGCCAGCCAGTGCGGCTCGCTCATCGGCAAGGCGGGAGCTAAGATCCGGGAGATTCGGGAGGTGAGGCTTGAGGCTGCTTTTCCATTGGGAGACACGGAGCCCTCAGCACAGGGGCCACCACAGTCCTGTGGGAGGTAACGCAGGAGTGGAGCATCACCCTGCAGAGGTCCCCAAGGACCAAGGAGGGAACAGGAGAGATGTGAGGTGCTGAGTCCCAGAGTGGAGTGGCTAAGGCACCCCAACATCTCCCTTTGTCATCCCTCCAGAGCACAGGGGCACAGGTGCAGGTGGCCGGTGACCTGCTGCCCAACTCCACAGAACGGGCTGTCACCGTCTCGGGGGTGCCAGACACCATCATCCAGTGTGTGAGGCAGATCTGCGCTGTCATCCTGGAGGTACCTGCCCAGCCCTCTGCTCAGCCCATGGGGGACATGCACTgcctgcctccccctcctcagGGCTCCCTCTTCCCACCTGGACCTGGGCACCGGGGTCCCCCCATGCAGAAGCCCACAAGAACACTCTGCCATGGTGGTGCTGGAGGCCTTGCCTAGCttgctgggggagagggggaggagcaaagggggctcaggggggctgcaggggaattcAACCTCATCTCTCAtcccctccacctccttcccttccaCTCCAGTCGCCTCCGAAGGGGGCCACCATCCCCTACCACCCTGGCCTCTCCCTGGGCACCATCCTGCTCTCTGCCAACCAGGtaaggggctgcagccccccaggggCACAGGGTGGCTGAGAGGTTCAGCCTCTGCTGGCAAGGGGTGGCTCCAGTGGGCTTAGGGTGGCCTCACTGACCCAGGGGTGTGGCTTGAGGCTTAGGTTCCCACCTGGCCCCACTCTAATGCCCCTTCTTTCTGTCCCCAGGGCTTCTCCATGCAGGGCCAGTACAGTGGGGTCTCTCCTGCAGAGGTGAGTCCATCCCCATGGTATCCCACCCCTTCTGCCATAGGCACTGGCTCTGCACCTGCCAGGGATGCCTATCCTGGGTGTCATTGGGTGGCTGCAtccagcactgggaggggacaggggaccCTCTGCTACCCCTCCCTAAcaccaccttcctcctcctcctgctgcctgggcaGATGACgaagctgcagcagctgtcaGGGCACACGCTTCCCTTTGGCCCCCTGGGCCACCCACCCTCCATGATGCCAGGTGAGCATCTCCTGTGCCCTCCTCACAGAGCTGGGTGTGAGGGGTGCCCCTCCTGACCCACCCACCCGACTGGCCCCAATGAGGGGGTCCCCATTCCCTGCGGCCCATCCTGTCCCAGCTCCCTTGGCATGACTTGCTGTCCCCCACACCTATCCTCTCCTTGATTTTCTGGGGTCCCTGCACCCACCAGAGCCCCTTGCCCTGCTGTGGGGAAGCATTGGCACCAAATTATTACTGCTATGTTCCAtcctccctgcctctctgcAGGGACCCTGCAGGTTCGTCCCCAGGACCCTTGACTATCCCAGCACAGGACTTGGGTGGGAGTATGGAGCTGCTGTAGACCCACTCCCACACTCTTAACATCCCTGTCTCTCCCTTCAGGCCTGGACCCCAGCTCTCAGAGCAGCTCTCAGGAGTTCCTGGTGCCCAACGACGTATGTGTGGGTCTTAGGGATGGCAAGGGGGATCACAGCTTACCCCCACACATGTGTCTCACCTCACAGTTGCTTTGCTGGGGCCAACACCCACTTCTTCCACCCAGCTGGAGGCTCTGCCTCAGCCCACAGAGCTCAGGAGCAAGGGGGGGTTAGTGGGGCAGAAGCAtatggaagaaaagggaaactgaggcacgggagGGGCAAAAGGTTTGACCAACACCAAGGAAGAGCCTTGGGATGTGACAGCCTGGTGGTGCCAGCTCGGGgagtggtggtggggggggggtgggtggagCTTGAGTGAGACCAAAAAGCAGAGTCTGCACAAGGAAAGCATCAGTCTGCCTTCCTGGTgcttgcctcagtttccccactccTCCTGGGCATAGGGGGTGACCCAGCCCCtgggaactcccagctctgtgTGGCTTCTCTGACTTCTCCCAGCTCACCCTGGCTCCTGCTCTTCCAGCTCATCGGCTGCATCATCGGCCGGCACGGCAGCAAGATCAGCGAGATCCGGCAGATGTCAGGTGCCCACATCAAGATTGGGAACCAGACCGAGGGCTCCAGTGAGCGGCACGTGACCATCACAGGGTCCCCTGTCAGCATTACCCTGGCTCAGTACCTCATCACATCCTGGTAGGTGCCAACCTGAGGGGACACACAGTGGCTTCTACCAACGGGTGGCACCTCTGCAGCACCCCAAGGAAGCTTATGGGGGACGGGACA encodes the following:
- the PCBP4 gene encoding poly(rC)-binding protein 4 isoform X1 translates to MASPDGAIGVGGSPEETELSITLTLRMLMHGKEIGSIIGKKGETVKRIREQSSARITISEGSCPERITTITGSTDAVFRAVSMIAFKLEEDLGAGSDGASAGRAPVTLRLVIPASQCGSLIGKAGAKIREIRESTGAQVQVAGDLLPNSTERAVTVSGVPDTIIQCVRQICAVILESPPKGATIPYHPGLSLGTILLSANQGFSMQGQYSGVSPAEMTKLQQLSGHTLPFGPLGHPPSMMPGLDPSSQSSSQEFLVPNDLIGCIIGRHGSKISEIRQMSGAHIKIGNQTEGSSERHVTITGSPVSITLAQYLITSCLETAKSTSQVPPGPGSMDLGMGYSQPLTPGSSAALPAVAPAPPALLGTPYTISLSNFIGLKPVSFLALSPSSMAGPNGGTATYTTKISAANGTKKADRQKFSPY
- the PCBP4 gene encoding poly(rC)-binding protein 4 isoform X2 — translated: MASPDGAIGVGGSPEETELSITLTLRMLMHGKEIGSIIGKKGETVKRIREQSSARITISEGSCPERITTITGSTDAVFRAVSMIAFKLEEDLGAGSDGASAGRAPVTLRLVIPASQCGSLIGKAGAKIREIRESTGAQVQVAGDLLPNSTERAVTVSGVPDTIIQCVRQICAVILEGFSMQGQYSGVSPAEMTKLQQLSGHTLPFGPLGHPPSMMPGLDPSSQSSSQEFLVPNDLIGCIIGRHGSKISEIRQMSGAHIKIGNQTEGSSERHVTITGSPVSITLAQYLITSCLETAKSTSQVPPGPGSMDLGMGYSQPLTPGSSAALPAVAPAPPALLGTPYTISLSNFIGLKPVSFLALSPSSMAGPNGGTATYTTKISAANGTKKADRQKFSPY